The Streptomyces cyanogenus DNA segment ACGTGCAGCACGGCCTTCCGGATGCCGCGGAGTTCCTCGTCATCGAGATCGGGGAGCGCCGCGGTATACCGACGGGTCCGTGACGCGATTTCCCGCAGCCACACTGCTTCGCGGTGAAGAAGCTCAGCGCCGTCCATGTTCCGCATGCCGTCCAGCCTTCCCAATCCCCCCTGTTCTCGAGCCTGTTGAAGCGGAAGTCCCCTCCTCGGTGGGCACGTGGCTCGTGCTCGACACCGGTGACGCCCAGGTCCATCTCGGCAGCGCGGCAGAGGCATACACGCCGACACGGCTGCTGCACGCCGGCGGCGGCCCGGACGTCGGCGCGGCGGCAGCGGTCCTGCTGCCGGAGTTCCTCGACGATGCCCGGTCCGCGACGTCCACAGGCTCTCGACCGCCGCGGTTGCCGGGCGGCCTGTCACCTTCGCCGCCGCGGCCTACTGCGCCAAACGCATGACACATGACGTTATTTACTGAAAGGATCGAGCCGTCGCGGGCTCCGCTTCAGGGGCTCCGTGGACTTCATGAGCGTGCGACACACATCCTCGCGGACTCGCGCCCCCGGCCAACCGATCGCATACCTCGGGACACGGTTCACCTTGCAGATGTGACGTCGAGTGGCTGTTCATGAACGCATGGTCAGGTGGTGTCCGGCCGGACTCCGACGGAGAAACTGGAGGAACACATGTCCGATTTGTTGGCGACCGCGGCTGTGATCGCGCCCTTCGTCAGCGCGGCCGCGGCATCTATGGGCGATGCCCTGGTCGATTCCGCACGGACCAGGCTCGCGGACGGCGCGGTCGAGCGGGGGCGGCAGCTGCTGGACAGGGCATTGCACCGAGGCGCCGACGAGCAGCCCACCGAGCAGGACAGCGACGCCGTCCGGGCGATCGAGGCCCTCTCCCCGGACGAACGCGAAGTCCTGGAACGGGTGATCGGCCGGTGGCTGAGCGACGGTGACGATCTGAGCGCCCGTTCCCTGGAGAGGCGGATCATCGAGGCACGCCCCGCAGGCAACCAGTCCCATGTCGCAACCTACGGGAACAACTCGCCGGCGTTCCACAAGGCGGAGCAGGTCACCTTCAACTACACCACGTCGGACAAGGACAGCGTCGGAAAGTGAGCGGCAACCCGGCGGGACCGCACAGCGCTCATACCAGCGGGAACTACTCGCCGGCGTTCGGCTTCGTCGGCAAGCTCTTCCTCAGCGTCATCGTCGGTGACGTCGTCGCGTTCGCCGACAGGGCGAAGCACTGGGGCGGCTGGAACTGGCCGCCATTCCTGCTCGTCGTCCTGCTCGGCAGCTACGCCCTGATCAGCGCTCCCAACGGTCCGCCGCACCAGTTCGTCTACGTGTATCTCGCGATCGCCGGTTCGCTCGTTCTGGCACTGGCACGGCTGGCCCACCCCAAGAGCGACATGCTGGCCCGGCACTGGCGCGCACTCATCTCGGCCGCGGCCGTGATGCTCGCGGTCGCCGGCACCGTCGGCATGGATTATCTCTCCGATCACGGTGAGATAGACGTCTCCGGGCGCACCAGTCTCACACCGCGCGGTGAGGTCACGAGGGGCTCCGAACTGAGTCTCGTCGTCGCGGGCCCCACCGACCGTGCCCACCTGCGGCTGCAACTGACGATCTCCGACGCCAAAGAGGACGAGGGGTTCTGCAAACCTGAGAGCCGCTACGCGGCTCAGATCCGTGACCGTGGCAGCACCCGGGTCGAGGAGGTGCGCAGCGGCCGGACGGTCGACTTCCCGCTCGGCGGTCTCCAAGGCCAGATCGAAGTGCAGATCACCCTGTGGACCGAAGAGGGGTGCCAGATGAATGTGTCCGTCGCCGAAGCCGTTCTGCACGACTGAGAGGATCCCGTGCCCGCCACGTCCCTGAAGACACGCTCGTCCGTCCGGCTGCCCGGCCGGATCGGCGGGTCGGCCGCCGTCCTGGCCCTGCTGCTGAGCCTCGCCTCGTGCTCCTCCGAGGAACCCGAACCGGAGTTCCTCGGCAGGCCGCGCATCACGGTCGCCACACACAACGACCTGCCAGGCATGTCGTACTCCGAGAACTACGACCGCTCCGGACTGGACTTCCTCGTCTTCCAGCACGTCAAGGAGGAACTCGACCCCGTCCCCTTCACCGAACCCGTGGATGTCGCCTCGGGTGGCAGGGTCACCCAACTCCGCAAGGAAAAGGCCGACATGGTCATCGCCTCGTTCTCCATCACGGCGGAGAGGATGAAGCTGATCGACTTCGTGGGGCCCTATCTCAAGACCAGGCAGGGGTTTCTCGTCGGTCCTGACAGCGCCGACGTGCAACGGCTCTCCGATCTCAGAGGCACGAGAATCTGCACTTGGGAAGGCACCACCTCGAAGGAAGCGCTGAACGACATCAAGAACACCGCCCACGCCGAACCGGTCGTCCTCACCGACGCCTCGGATTGCATCAAGCAACTCCTCGACCACGAGGTGCAGGCGGTCTCCACCGATCAGACGATCCTCTACGGCTTCGCCCAGCATTACGAGGACGACAGGCTGCGCGTCGTCCCCGACGTGACCATCGGGGTACCGCAGGACTACGGGATCGGCCTGCCGAAGGGATACCGGAAGGACTGCCGAAAGCTCAAGGACTGGCTGAAGGAGTATGTCGGTACCAGCACCTGGACCAGGGACGTGGAGACGTCCCTGCCCGCTCTCACCGCAGCGGACACGGGCTGGATCAGCAAGCACAAGCCGAGCGACGCGGAGATCGAGGCCCGCTCGTGCCGCGACAGCATCAGCCCCTGAGCGGCCGGTAGTGATGGCGTCCTCCCCACCTGCTGGCGCACTGCACAGGCCGGCTCACCGGCCCGGCGGCGGGGGACCGTTCGAAGTGTGTCCCGTCACGAGCTGGCCTCAGGACTTCTTTCTGGGGTTCCGCTGTTCCCGCTGCAGACGCCTCCTCCTGGGCTTTGGAGGAGATACGCAGGCCGCCTGCCACAGTCTGCCGGGTGGTTGGGGGCGGGCGGCCTGTTCAGCGGCGGTGGCAACGACCAGGGCCTTCGCCCTCTGCGCAGGTAGGCGCGGAAGGTCCGGCCGAGTAGCCCTTGTCGGCCACCATCCGCTGCTGCCGAGTGCGGAGGCGTCCCGGGCCGGGGGACCGTGGTGATGAATGTGCAGCCGGACGCGCTCCTCGTCGTGGTCGAGGGCCCGGACGACGACAGCCGCGCCTGACCCGCCTGCGTCTCGATCAACTCAGCCTGCCAGACTGCGGGTTCATGAAGAGAGAAGCAGTGGTGGACGCGTCAGTCACCTTCGGGCTGCTGGCCGCCTGGGCCGTACACGACACCGAGGAACTGGTTACAGTGCCCCGATGGGTGCGCACGCGGCTCCCCGAGCTGCGCGAGAGGTTCCCCCGGTTGCCGGAGACCCTGTGGCGCCAGGTGGGGTCGGTGGACGCCCGCGAGTTCACGACGGCCGTCGCCGCTATGGCCGTCGTCGTCGCGGCGGCCGCGGCGGACGGGCACCGCACCGGCGGCCGCTCCACCGTCTACCAGACCGCGCTCGACGCCTTCGGACTGCACGGAGTGGTCCATCTGGCGCAGGCAGCCGTGCTCCGCAGCTACACACCCGGCTCGGTGACCAGCCCGCTAGTGGTCATCCCCTTCACCCTCTGGGCCCGCACCCGCCTCCGCCGCGCCGGCGTACTGCGCCCCACCCGCGCCCGCGACATGGCCCTGGCACTGACCTTCGCCGCAGCCGCGGCCACAGGCACCCACGCCCTGGCCCGCAGCCTCCAGCGAACCCACTGACCCAGTCGGCCGCGCTACCCCGACGCCGGATTCACGCTCCGCCGGGTGCGTCCTCGCAGGCTGGCTGCCTCGAAGCCCTGCTGATTCCGTCCGCAACACGTGGTGCGGTCAGTGATCTCCGTGCGGAGCGACGGGAGGAACATTCTCGGAGCCGCATGGCGTCGGCTCACCGAGTCTGCCCCGGGGCCGGCGTTCACCACCGCCAGCACGCTCTTGGGCGTTGCCCAGCCGGGCTTTCCAGGACAGCTCGTCGAGGTGGATCTCA contains these protein-coding regions:
- a CDS encoding HXXEE domain-containing protein, producing MKREAVVDASVTFGLLAAWAVHDTEELVTVPRWVRTRLPELRERFPRLPETLWRQVGSVDAREFTTAVAAMAVVVAAAAADGHRTGGRSTVYQTALDAFGLHGVVHLAQAAVLRSYTPGSVTSPLVVIPFTLWARTRLRRAGVLRPTRARDMALALTFAAAAATGTHALARSLQRTH
- a CDS encoding transporter substrate-binding domain-containing protein: MPATSLKTRSSVRLPGRIGGSAAVLALLLSLASCSSEEPEPEFLGRPRITVATHNDLPGMSYSENYDRSGLDFLVFQHVKEELDPVPFTEPVDVASGGRVTQLRKEKADMVIASFSITAERMKLIDFVGPYLKTRQGFLVGPDSADVQRLSDLRGTRICTWEGTTSKEALNDIKNTAHAEPVVLTDASDCIKQLLDHEVQAVSTDQTILYGFAQHYEDDRLRVVPDVTIGVPQDYGIGLPKGYRKDCRKLKDWLKEYVGTSTWTRDVETSLPALTAADTGWISKHKPSDAEIEARSCRDSISP